Proteins encoded by one window of Hippoglossus hippoglossus isolate fHipHip1 chromosome 15, fHipHip1.pri, whole genome shotgun sequence:
- the LOC117775068 gene encoding DNA damage-inducible transcript 4 protein-like: MSFSCNQSLDGSFPPSPAEDRGAQRLSWGSLLQRLAELKGINQQVTAEQGCRSESGSLADMSLSESDSSIFCDPLEEALATDVRATITQSLNNASHILGCSKLILPDCLLHSISQELLHLATCEPCGLRGALIDLCVDRGDQGSLCTVDQIAVDATLVPTFHVTLVLRPESSGLWPRVQKLFKGSRTPQTSGTPLGPRSTLRLSRRFRAIKRKLYSSGEVLIEECC, translated from the exons aTGTCTTTTTCCTGCAACCAGTCCCTGGACGGCAGCTTTCCTCCCTCTCCGGCGGAGGACAGGGGCGCACAGCGGCTGTCCTGGGGCAGCCTGCTGCAGAGGCTGGCCGAGCTGAAGGGGATCAACCAGCAGGTCACAGCAGAGCAGGGCTGCAGGAGCGAGTCTG GATCTTTAGCAGACATGTCTCTCTCAGAGTCTGACAGCAGCATCTTCTGTGACCCCCTGGAGGAGGCCCTAGCCACAGATGTCCGTGCAACCATCACACAAAGCCTCAACAATGCCTCCCACATCCTGGGCTGCTCCAAACTCATCCTACCCGACTGTCTCTTGCACAGCATCAGCCAGGAGCTGCTCCACCTGGCTACATGCGAGCCCTGCGGCCTCAGGGGAGCGCTCATCGACCTGTGCGTGGACAGGGGGGACCAGGGCTCCTTGTGCACTGTGGACCAAATAGCAGTAGATGCCACCCTGGTCCCAACCTTCCACGTGACCCTCGTGCTCAGACCCGAGTCCAGCGGGTTGTGGCCAAGGGTTCAGAAGCTCTTCAAGGGGAGCAGGACCCCGCAGACGTCTGGGACGCCTCTGGGGCCCCGGAGCACTCTGAGGCTGAGCAGGAGATTCAGGGCCATCAAGAGGAAACTGTATAGTTCAGGGGAGGTGCTGATTGAAGAGTGCTGCTGA
- the dnajb12a gene encoding dnaJ homolog subfamily B member 12a yields the protein MDSNKDEADRCIKIALNAIGNNQPDKARKFLEKAQRLFPTDRAKNLLESLEQNGKPPEENGGPVNGDGPAMRHRGHGEQPDGSAPGATDSAKPFTAEQLEAVRKIKSCKDYYQTLGVEKTASEEDLKKAYRKLALKFHPDKNHAPGATEAFKAIGNAYAVLSNTEKRKQYDQYGEERSHPTRQRHQRDFEADISPEDLFNMFFGGGFPSSNVHVYRNGRMHFAHHNRQERREQQRDGGLALFVQLMPILILIIVSALSQMMVTQPPYSLSYRPSAGHIHKRHTSHLKVPFYVGERFNEEYSGNNMKNLERSVEDDYISNLRNNCWKEKQQKEGLLYRARYFGDSELYQRAQRMGTPSCSRLSDIQVLLDG from the exons ATGGACTCAAACAAGGACGAAGCAGATCGGTGCATCAAAATAGCCCTGAACGCGATCGGCAACAATCAACCAGACAAAGCCAGGAAGTTCCTGGAGAAGGCGCAGCGCCTGTTTCCCACGGATCGAGCCAAAA ACTTGTTGGAGTCGTTAGAGCAGAATGGGAAGCCTCCAGAGGAGAACGGCGGCCCTGTGAACGGAGACGGGCCCGCTATGAGGCACCGCGGCCACGGAGAGCAGCCGGATGGGTCCGCACCGGGGGCCACAGACTCGGCCAAACCCTTCACTGCAGAGCAGCTCGAGGCTGTCAGAAA AATTAAGAGCTGTAAAGATTATTACCAAACTCTGGGAGTTGAAAAGACAGCCTCTGAAGAGGATCTTAAAAAGGCTTACAGGAAGCTGGCCTTGAAATTTCACCCAGACAAAAATCATGCACCTGGAGCCACAGAGGCATTTAAAG cTATTGGTAATGCCTACGCCGTACTGAGCAACACTGAGAAACGAAAGCAATATGACCAGTATGGAGAGGAACGATCACATCCAACCAGACAGAGACACCAGCGTGATTTTGAAGCAGACATTTCACCTGAGGACCTCTTCAACATGTTCTTCGGTGGAGGCTTCCCGTCAA GTAATGTACACGTTTACAGAAACGGAAGAATGCATTTTGCACATCATAACAGACAAGAAAGACGAGAACAACAGAGAGAT GGAGGACTGGCACTCTTTGTCCAGCTGATGCCCATCTTAATCCTTATCATTGTTTCTGCTCTCAGCCAGATGATGGTTACCCAGCCTCCTTACAGCCTTAGCTACCGCCC ATCAGCTGGACACATTCACAAAAGGCATACATCCCACCTGAAGGTGCCTTTTTACGTGGGAGAGCGTTTCAATGAAGAATATTCGGGGAATAACATGAAGAATTTGGAGAGAAGTGTAGAAGATGACTATATCTCCAACCTTAGAAACAACTGTTggaaggagaagcagcaga AGGAAGGCTTACTGTACCGTGCTCGTTACTTTGGGGATTCAGAGTTGTACCAAAGGGCGCAGAGAATGGGGACGCCCAGCTGTTCCAGACTATCAGACATTCAGGTCCTATTGGATGGCTAG
- the trmt2b gene encoding tRNA (uracil(54)-C(5))-methyltransferase homolog-B isoform X2 codes for MVLAASRSRSVFFLKCNILCSPRTPCLLFSTDDSVLAEQRKPQSKPQQRKSQKEPPCSWEERLADVVTPLWRLSYEEQLEHKQNHQLRILSQLSRHQSQSFSPARGKLSFPVLSILPSPVRDGYRNKSTFSVNRGVDGNPKTVGFYVGTGRQGNIVCVNGDHLLNMPEKHKQVARCYQDFIRQSSLEPCLQFHTGGHWREVTVRTNTEGRTMAIVYFHPQSLTQEEVAVHKADLVGHFTQGPGSVCQLDSLFFQVLGFKFRISADAFFQVNQAAAEVLYGTVRDLCVPNTEEGRERRKVGANLLDVCCGTGAIGITISSRVDKVIGIELIEQAVEDARHNAAFNNVLNCEFIPGKAEVVLPGLMSQLSSTGGGLTAVVNPARAGLHPRVVRALRNQPSIRRLVYVSCKPHGEAMRNFRELCCEPDMQKKLTGDAFSPTLAVPVDMFPHTPHCELVLLFER; via the exons atggTGCTGGCAGCTTCACGCAGCAGGTCAGTCTTTTTTCTCAAATGCAACATTTTGTGTTCGCCCAGGactccatgtttgttgttttcaactGATGACAGTGTTTTAGCTGAGCAGAGGAAACCACAGTCAAAGCCCCAGCAGAGAAAAAGTCAGAAGGAACCTCCCTGTTCGTGGGAGGAGAGGCTGGCGGATGTGGTCACCCCTCTGTGGAGGCTCAGCTACGAGGAGCAACTTGAGCACAAGCAAAACCACCAGCTGAGGATACTGTCTCAGCTCTCCAGGCATCAATCACAGTCCTTCTCCCCGGCGAGAGGTAAACTCAGCTTCCCCGTCCTGTCCATCCTGCCCTCCCCAGTGAGGGACGGCTACCGCAACAAGTCCACGTTTTCTGTCAACAGAGGAGTGGACGGAAACCCAAAGACGGTGGGATTCTACGTGGGCACAGGCCGGCAGGGGAACATCGTCTGCGTCAATGGAGACCACCTGCTCAACATGCCGGAGAAGCACAAACAAGTGGCCAGATGCTACCAGGACTTCATCCGCCAATCCTCCTTAGAGCCCTGCCTGCAGTTCCACACCGGGGGTCACTGGAGAGAGGTCACAGTGAGGACCAACACGGAGGGCCGCACCATGGCTATAGTCTACTTCCATCCGCAGAGTCTCACTCAAGAGGAGGTGGCGGTCCACAAGGCGGACCTGGTGGGTCACTTCACGCAGGGTCCTGGATCAGTGTGTCAGCTGGATTCACTGTTCTTCCAG GTGCTGGGATTCAAGTTCCGCATCTCTGCTGATGCCTTTTTCCAAGTGAACCAGGCGGCTGCTGAGGTGCTCTATGGCACAGTGAGAGACCTGTGTGtcccaaacacagaggaaggcagagaaagaaggaaagttGGTGCTAATCTTCTAGACGTGTGCTGTGGGACAGGTGCTATTGGTATTACCATATCATCCAGAGTGGACAAAGTTATTGGTATAGAGCTCATAGAACAGGCAGTGGAAGATGCAAGACACAACGCAGCTTTCAATAACGTCCTGAACTGTGAGTTTATTCCTGGTAAGGCAGAGGTGGTGCTTCCTGGACTCATGTCACAGCTGAGCTCCACAGGTGGAGGCCTCACAGCTGTGGTAAACCCTGCTCGGGCTGGCCTGCACCCCAGAGTGGTCCGAGCGTTACGAAACCAGCCTTCTATCCGCCGTCTGGTCTACGTCTCCTGTAAACCACATGGAGAGGCTATGAGGAACTTCAGGGAGCTTTGCTGTGAACCCGACATGCAGAAGAAACTCACAGGAGACGCGTTCTCTCCTACTCTGGCTGTGCCTGTGGACATGTTCCCACACACTCCTCACTGTGAACTGGTGCTCCTTTTTGAGCGGTAG
- the trmt2b gene encoding tRNA (uracil(54)-C(5))-methyltransferase homolog-B isoform X1 yields MVLAASRSRSVFFLKCNILCSPRTPCLLFSTDDSVLAEQRKPQSKPQQRKSQKEPPCSWEERLADVVTPLWRLSYEEQLEHKQNHQLRILSQLSRHQSQSFSPARGKLSFPVLSILPSPVRDGYRNKSTFSVNRGVDGNPKTVGFYVGTGRQGNIVCVNGDHLLNMPEKHKQVARCYQDFIRQSSLEPCLQFHTGGHWREVTVRTNTEGRTMAIVYFHPQSLTQEEVAVHKADLVGHFTQGPGSVCQLDSLFFQESSMTRCTHEESPYQLLHGQPHIYEEVLGFKFRISADAFFQVNQAAAEVLYGTVRDLCVPNTEEGRERRKVGANLLDVCCGTGAIGITISSRVDKVIGIELIEQAVEDARHNAAFNNVLNCEFIPGKAEVVLPGLMSQLSSTGGGLTAVVNPARAGLHPRVVRALRNQPSIRRLVYVSCKPHGEAMRNFRELCCEPDMQKKLTGDAFSPTLAVPVDMFPHTPHCELVLLFER; encoded by the exons atggTGCTGGCAGCTTCACGCAGCAGGTCAGTCTTTTTTCTCAAATGCAACATTTTGTGTTCGCCCAGGactccatgtttgttgttttcaactGATGACAGTGTTTTAGCTGAGCAGAGGAAACCACAGTCAAAGCCCCAGCAGAGAAAAAGTCAGAAGGAACCTCCCTGTTCGTGGGAGGAGAGGCTGGCGGATGTGGTCACCCCTCTGTGGAGGCTCAGCTACGAGGAGCAACTTGAGCACAAGCAAAACCACCAGCTGAGGATACTGTCTCAGCTCTCCAGGCATCAATCACAGTCCTTCTCCCCGGCGAGAGGTAAACTCAGCTTCCCCGTCCTGTCCATCCTGCCCTCCCCAGTGAGGGACGGCTACCGCAACAAGTCCACGTTTTCTGTCAACAGAGGAGTGGACGGAAACCCAAAGACGGTGGGATTCTACGTGGGCACAGGCCGGCAGGGGAACATCGTCTGCGTCAATGGAGACCACCTGCTCAACATGCCGGAGAAGCACAAACAAGTGGCCAGATGCTACCAGGACTTCATCCGCCAATCCTCCTTAGAGCCCTGCCTGCAGTTCCACACCGGGGGTCACTGGAGAGAGGTCACAGTGAGGACCAACACGGAGGGCCGCACCATGGCTATAGTCTACTTCCATCCGCAGAGTCTCACTCAAGAGGAGGTGGCGGTCCACAAGGCGGACCTGGTGGGTCACTTCACGCAGGGTCCTGGATCAGTGTGTCAGCTGGATTCACTGTTCTTCCAGGAGAGTAGCATGACTCGCTGCACTCATGAGGAATCCCCCTACCAGCTGCTGCATGGTCAGCCACACATATACGAGGAG GTGCTGGGATTCAAGTTCCGCATCTCTGCTGATGCCTTTTTCCAAGTGAACCAGGCGGCTGCTGAGGTGCTCTATGGCACAGTGAGAGACCTGTGTGtcccaaacacagaggaaggcagagaaagaaggaaagttGGTGCTAATCTTCTAGACGTGTGCTGTGGGACAGGTGCTATTGGTATTACCATATCATCCAGAGTGGACAAAGTTATTGGTATAGAGCTCATAGAACAGGCAGTGGAAGATGCAAGACACAACGCAGCTTTCAATAACGTCCTGAACTGTGAGTTTATTCCTGGTAAGGCAGAGGTGGTGCTTCCTGGACTCATGTCACAGCTGAGCTCCACAGGTGGAGGCCTCACAGCTGTGGTAAACCCTGCTCGGGCTGGCCTGCACCCCAGAGTGGTCCGAGCGTTACGAAACCAGCCTTCTATCCGCCGTCTGGTCTACGTCTCCTGTAAACCACATGGAGAGGCTATGAGGAACTTCAGGGAGCTTTGCTGTGAACCCGACATGCAGAAGAAACTCACAGGAGACGCGTTCTCTCCTACTCTGGCTGTGCCTGTGGACATGTTCCCACACACTCCTCACTGTGAACTGGTGCTCCTTTTTGAGCGGTAG
- the scdb gene encoding stearoyl-CoA desaturase b: MTETETRERQQHRGGDKQQNGDAVAELPTTTTTATADDVFDDTYKEKEGPKPPRMLVWRNIILMTLLHTGALYGLVLLPSASAPTLAWTVVCYLLSALGVTAGAHRLWSHKSYKASFPLRVFLALANSMSFQNDIYEWARDHRVHHKYSETDADPHNALRGFFFSHIGWLLVRKHPDVIEKGKKLELLDLKADEVVMFQRRHYKLSVLLLCFVVPTVVPWYFWGESLSVAYFVPGLLRYAVVLNATWLVNSAAHLWGNRPYDTTINPRENPLVAFSAMGEGFHNYHHTFPFDYSTSEFGCKLNLTTAFIDTMCFLGLAKECKRVSKEIITARVQRTGDRSIRSG; the protein is encoded by the exons ATGACCGAGACGGAAACCAGGGAACGCCAGCAGCACCGCGGCGGCGACAAGCAGCAGAACGGCGACGCCGTGGCAGAATTaccgacgacgacgacgacggcGACGGCGGATGATGTTTTCGACGACACCTACAAGGAGAAAGAGGGACCCAAACCTCCGAGGATGCTGGTGTGGAGAAACATCATCCTCATGACGCTGCTGCACACCGGCGCACTTTACGGACTCGTCCTCCTTCCCTCCGCCTCGGCGCCAACTCTCGCCTGGA CGGTAGTGTGCTACCTCCTCAGTGCCCTCGGCGTGACTGCCGGCGCACACAGATTATGGAGCCACAAATCCTACAAGGCTTCATTCCCCCTGCGAGTCTTCCTCGCCCTCGCCAACTCGATGTCCTTTCAG AATGACATATACGAGTGGGCGAGGGATCACCGCGTCCACCACAAGTACTCAGAGACAGATGCGGACCCCCACAATGCCCTGCGGGGGTTCTTCTTCTCCCACATCGGATGGCTGCTGGTTCGCAAGCATCCCGACGTCATCGAAAAGGGAAAGAAGCTGGAGCTGTTGGACCTGAAGGCAGATGAAGTGGTTATGTTTCAGAGACG TCACTACAAGctctctgtgttgctcctctgcttCGTCGTGCCCACCGTGGTGCCCTGGTACTTCTGGGGTGAATCCTTGTCCGTGGCATACTTCGTCCCCGGGCTCCTGAGATACGCCGTTGTGCTCAACGCTACCTGGCTGGTCAACAGCGCTGCACATTTATGGGGCAACAGGCCTTACGACACCACCATCAACCCGAGGGAAAACCCGCTCGTTGCTTTCAGCGCCATGG ggGAAGGCTTCCACAACTACCATCACACATTCCCCTTTGACTACTCCACCAGCGAGTTCGGCTGCAAGCTCAATCTCACCACTGCCTTCATAGACACCATGTGCTTCCTGGGTCTGGCCAAGGAGTGCAAGAGGGTGTCCAAGGAGATTATCACGGCTCGCGTTCAGCGGACGGGTGACCGCAGCATCAGGAGTGGCTGA
- the wnt8b gene encoding protein Wnt-8b isoform X2: MFMHLEVFYYIFILLAHTKSCCCWSVNNFLMTGPKAYLIYSSSVAAGAQSGIEECKYQFAWDRWNCPERALQLSTHSSLRSANRETAFVHAISSAGVMYTLTRNCSLGDFDNCGCDDSRNGQRGGHGWLWGGCSDNVGFGEAISKQFVDALETGQDARAAMNLHNNEAGRKAVKGTMQRTCKCHGVSGSCTTQTCWLQLPEFREVGNYLKEKYHRALKVDLLRGAGNSAASRGAVAETFSSISRKELVHLEDSPDYCLENRTLGFPGTEGRECLKKGKSLSKWEKRSCKRLCGECGLAVEERKGEMVSSCNCKFHWCCAVKCEQCRKTVTKYFCVKRGGQRGRNESAGSRRKNLRLRKKH, from the exons ATGTTCATGCATCTGGAGGTTTTCTACTACATCTTCATTCTCCTGGCTCACACGaagtcctgctgctgctg GTCAGTGAATAATTTCTTGATGACTGGACCCAAG GCGTACCTGATCTACTCCAGCAGTGTGGCGGCGGGCGCTCAGAGTGGCATAGAGGAGTGCAAGTATCAGTTTGCATGGGACCGCTGGAACTGCCCCGAAAGAGCTCTGCAGCTCTCCACGCACAGCAGCCTGCGCAGCG CAAATCGGGAGACGGCATTCGTTCACGCCATCAGCTCTGCTGGGGTCATGTACACTTTAACCAGGAACTGCAGCCTCGGAGACTTTGACAACTGTGGCTGCGACGACAGCAGGAATGGACAACGTG GTGGTCATGGTTGGCTCTGGGGCGGCTGCAGCGACAATGTCGGCTTTGGAGAGGCCATTTCCAAGCAGTTCGTAGATGCGCTGGAGACGGGGCAGGACGCACGGGCAGCCATGAACCTCCACAATAACGAGGCTGGGCGCAAG GCTGTTAAGGGGACCATGCAGAGGACGTGTAAGTGCCACGGTGTGTCGGGAAGCTGCACCACTCAGACCTGCTGGCTGCAGCTGCCAGAGTTCAGGGAGGTGGGCAACTACCTGAAGGAGAAGTACCACAGGGCGCTGAAGGTGGACCTCCTCCGTGGAGCCGGGAACAGCGCGGCCAGCCGAGGGGCCGTCGCCGAGACCTTCAGCTCCATCTCCCGCAAGGAGCTGGTCCACCTGGAGGACTCCCCAGATTACTGCCTGGAGAACCGCACCCTGGGCTTCCCGGGCACAGAGGGCCGCGAGTGCCTCAAGAAGGGCAAGAGCCTGAGCAAATGGGAGAAGCGGAGCTGCAAGAGGCTCTGCGGGGAGTGCGGCCTGGCCGTGGAGGAGCGGAAAGGCGAGATGGTGTCGAGCTGCAATTGCAAATTCCACTGGTGCTGCGCGGTGAAGTGTGAGCAGTGCAGAAAGACAGTGACCAAGTACTTCTGCGTGAAGAGGGGAGGTCAGAGGGGAAGGAACGAGAGCGCAGGCAGCCGCCGCAAGAACCTCAGACTGAGGAAGAAGCACTAA